One window from the genome of Mauremys mutica isolate MM-2020 ecotype Southern chromosome 4, ASM2049712v1, whole genome shotgun sequence encodes:
- the LOC123369523 gene encoding olfactory receptor-like protein OLF1, protein MEMGNHSEVTEFILSGLTDRPELQIPLFVVFLLIYGITLVGNGGMILLITTDPRLHTPMYFFLRNLSFCDLCYSSTISPKLLLNFLAERKSISYTACAVQVSLSIAFGDAESLLLAVMAYDRYVAICNPLLYTVTMSRQLCKRLVTLVYAVGFVDSMIYTCFTFQLSFCSSNIINHFFCDIPPLLALSCSDTRINEIVMYVFMSCITVSSLVTVLLSYVYIISTILQIRSAEGRRKAFSTCSFHLTAVALYFGTLLFMYLRPPSSYSMDIDKVASVFYTVVIPMLNPLIYSLRNTEVKDALRRAINKLLTNS, encoded by the coding sequence ATGGAAATGGGAAATCACTCGGAGGTGACTGAGTTCATTCTCTCAGGACTGACAGATCGTCCGGAGCTGCAGATCCCCCTATTTGTGGTGTTCCTACTGATTTATGGTATCACcctggtggggaatggggggatgaTCTTGTTAATCACAACTGACCCCCgactccacacccccatgtactttttcctcagaAATTTGtctttctgtgacctctgctaTTCCTCGACAATTTCCCCTAAGTTGCTGCTGAATTTCTTAGCCGAGAGGAAAAGCATTTCTTACACAGCCTGCGCTGTGCAAGTGTCTCTCTCTATTGCTTTTGGAGATGCTGAGAGCCTCTTGCTGGCTGTGATGGCATATGACCGTTATGTGGCCATCTGTAATCCGCTGCTTTATACGGTCACCATGTCCAGGCAGCTTTGTAAACGGCTGGTGACTTTGGTGTATGCTGTTGGGTTTGTGGATTCAATGATATACACGTGTTTTACATTTCAGCTATCATTCTGCAGCTCCAACATCATcaatcatttcttctgtgacatccccCCGCTGCTGGCGCTCTCCTGTTCTGACACCCGCATCAATGAGATTGTGATGTATGTTTTTATGAGCTGCATTACAGTGAGCAGCCTTGTAACTGTCCTCCTCTCCTATGTCtatatcatctccaccatcctgcaGATCCGCTCTGCCGAGGGCCGgcgcaaagccttctccacctgctctttCCACTTGACAGCTGTGGCCCTGTATTTTGGCACCCTCCTCTTCATGTATTTACGTCCCCCCTCCAGTTATTCCATGGACATAGACAAAGTAGCCTCAGTGTTTTACACGGTGGTGATCCCCATGttgaaccccctcatctacagcctgaggaacacggAGGTGAAAGACGCCCTGAGGAGAGCAATAAATAAACTCCTAACCAATTCCTGA
- the LOC123369560 gene encoding olfactory receptor 1044-like: protein MEMGNHSEVTEFILSGLTDRPELQVPLFGVFLVIYGVTLVGNGGMILLIMIDPRLHTPMYFFLSNLSFCDLCYSSIISPKMLQNFLAERKSISYTACAVQLYLSIAFGDVECLLLALMAYDRYVAICNPLLYTVTMSRQLCKQLVVGVYAVGFVDSMIYTCFTFRLSFCSSNIINHFFCDIPPLLALSCSDTHINEIVMFVFTSCITVSSLVTVLLSYLYIISTILQIRSAEGRRKTFSTCSFHLTAVVLLFGALLFMYLRPSSSYSMDTDKVASVFYMLMIPMMNPLIYSLRNTEVKDALRRAMNKLLTNS, encoded by the coding sequence ATGGAAATGGGAAATCACTCAGAGGTGACTGAGTTCATTCTCTCAGGACTGACAGATCGTCCGGAGCTGCAGGTTCCCCTCTTTGGGGTGTTCCTAGTGATTTATGGAGTCACcctggtggggaatggggggatgaTCTTGTTAATCATGATTGATCCCCGACTGCACACCCCCATGTATTTTTTCCTCAGTAATTTGtctttctgtgacctctgctaTTCCTCTATAATTTCTCCTAAGATGCTGCAAAATTTCTTAGCTGAGAGGAAAAGCATTTCTTACACTGCCTGTGCTGTGCAACTGTATCTCTCTATTGCTTTTGGAGATGTTGAGTGCCTCTTGCTGGCCCTGATGGCGTATGACCGTTATGTGGCCATCTGTAACCCACTGCTCTATACGGTCACCATGTCCAGGCAGCTTTGTAAACAGCTGGTGGTCGGGGTGTACGCTGTGGGGTTTGTGGATTCAATGATATACACGTGTTTTACATTTCGGCTGTCATTCTGCAGCTCCAACATCATcaatcatttcttctgtgacatccccCCACTGCTGGCGCTCTCCTGTTCTGACACCCACATCAATGAGATTGTGATGTTTGTTTTTACGAGCTGCATTACAGTGAGCAGCCTTGTAACTGTCCTCCTCTCCTATCTCtatatcatctccaccatcctgcaGATCCGCTCTGCCGAGGGCCGGCGCAaaaccttctccacctgctctttCCACTTGACCGCTGTGGTTCTACTTTTTGGCGCCCTCCTCTTTATGTATTTACGTCCCAGCTCCAGCTATTCCATGGACACAGACAAAGTAGCCTCAGTGTTTTACATGCTGATGATCCCCATGATGAACcctctcatctacagcctgaggaacacggAAGTGAAGGACGCCCTGAGGAGAGCAATGAATAAACTCCTAACCAATTCCTGA
- the LOC123369559 gene encoding olfactory receptor 8U9-like isoform X1 has product MEMGNHSEVTEFILSGLTDRPELQIPLFVVFLLIYGITLVGNGGMILLITTDPRLHTPMYFFLRNLSFCDLCYSSTISPKLLLNFLAERKSISYTACAVQVSLTIAFGDAESLLLAVMAYDRYVAICNPLLYTVTMSRQLCNQLVVGVYAVGVVDSVIHTWLTFRLSFCSSNIINDFYCDIPPLLALSCSDTRINEIMEMGNHSEATEFILSGLTDRPELQVPLFGVFLMIYGVTLVGNGGMILLITTDPRLHTPMYFFLSNLSFCDLCYSSIISPKMLQNFLAERKNISYTACAVQLYLSIAFGDVECLLLAVMAYDRYVAICNPLLYTVTMSRQLCKQLVAGAYAVGFVDSMIYTCFTFRLSFCSSNIINHFFCDIPPLLALSCSDTRINEIVMFVFMSFIIVSSLVTVLLSYVYITFTILQIHSTEGRRKAFSTCSFHLTAVALYFGTLLFMYLRPTSSYSMDTDKVASVFYMVVIPMLNPLIYSMRNTEVKDAVRRAMNKLQTNS; this is encoded by the exons ATGGAAATGGGAAATCACTCGGAGGTGACTGAGTTCATTCTCTCAGGACTGACAGATCGTCCGGAGCTGCAGATCCCCCTATTTGTGGTGTTCCTACTGATTTATGGTATCACcctggtggggaatggggggatgaTCTTGTTAATCACAACTGACCCCCgactccacacccccatgtactttttcctcagaAATTTGtctttctgtgacctctgctaTTCCTCGACAATTTCCCCTAAGTTGCTGCTGAATTTCTTAGCCGAGAGGAAAAGCATTTCTTACACTGCCTGCGCTGTGCAAGTGTCTCTCACTATTGCTTTTGGAGATGCTGAGAGCCTCTTGCTGGCTGTGATGGCATATGACCGTTATGTGGCCATCTGTAACCCGCTGCTTTATACGGTCACCATGTCCAGGCAGCTTTGCAACCAGCTGGTGGTTGGGGTGTACGCTGTGGGGGTGGTGGATTCAGTGATACACACGTGGCTTACATTTAGGCTCTCATTCTGTAGCTCCAACATCATCAATGATTTCTACTGTGATATCCCCCCACTGTTGGCGCTCTCCTGTTCTGACACCCGCATCAATGAGATT ATGGAAATGGGAAATCACTCTGAGGCGACTGAGTTCATTCTCTCAGGACTGACAGATCGTCCAGAGCTGCAGGTCCCCCTCTTTGGGGTGTTCCTAATGATTTATGGAGTCACgctggtggggaatggggggatgaTCTTGTTAATCACAACTGACCCCCGActgcacacccccatgtactttttcctcagtaatttgtctttctgtgacctctgctaTTCCTCGATCATTTCTCCTAAGATGCTGCAAAATTTCTTAGCCGAGAGGAAAAACATTTCTTACACTGCCTGTGCTGTGCAACTGTATCTCTCTATTGCTTTTGGAGATGTTGAGTGCCTCTTGCTGGCCGTGATGGCGTATGACCGTTATGTGGCCATCTGTAACCCGCTGCTCTATACGGTCACCATGTCCAGGCAGCTTTGTAAACAGCTGGTGGCTGGGGCGTACGCTGTGGGGTTTGTAGATTCAATGATATACACATGTTTTACATTTCGGCTGTCATTCTGCAGCTCCAATATCATcaatcatttcttctgtgacatccccCCGCTACTGGCGCTCTCCTGTTCTGACACCCGCATCAATGAGATTGTGATGTTTGTTTTTATGAGCTTCATTATAGTGAGCAGCCTTGTAACTGTCCTTCTCTCCTATGTCTATATCACCTTCACCATACTGCAGATCCACTCTACCGAGGGCCGgcgcaaagccttctccacctgctctttCCACTTGACTGCTGTGGCCCTATATTTTGGCACCTTGCTCTTCATGTATTTACGTCCCACCTCCAGCTATTCCATGGACACAGACAAAGTAGCCTCAGTGTTTTACATGGTGGTGATCCCCATGttgaaccccctcatctacagcatgaggaacacgGAGGTGAAGGACGCCGTGAGGAGAGCAATGAATAAACTCCAAACCAATTCCTGA
- the LOC123369559 gene encoding olfactory receptor 1019-like isoform X2: MEMGNHSEVTEFILSGLTDRPELQIPLFVVFLLIYGITLVGNGGMILLITTDPRLHTPMYFFLRNLSFCDLCYSSTISPKLLLNFLAERKSISYTACAVQVSLTIAFGDAESLLLAVMAYDRYVAICNPLLYTVTMSRQLCNQLVVGVYAVGVVDSVIHTWLTFRLSFCSSNIINDFYCDIPPLLALSCSDTRINEIVLFAFTCCMTVSIFVTFLLSYAYIIITVLRIRSAEGRRKAFSTCSFHLTTVVLLFGTLLFMYLRPPSSYSMDTDKVASVFYTLVIPMLNPLIYSLRNTEVKDALRRAMSKNYFTLSL; encoded by the exons ATGGAAATGGGAAATCACTCGGAGGTGACTGAGTTCATTCTCTCAGGACTGACAGATCGTCCGGAGCTGCAGATCCCCCTATTTGTGGTGTTCCTACTGATTTATGGTATCACcctggtggggaatggggggatgaTCTTGTTAATCACAACTGACCCCCgactccacacccccatgtactttttcctcagaAATTTGtctttctgtgacctctgctaTTCCTCGACAATTTCCCCTAAGTTGCTGCTGAATTTCTTAGCCGAGAGGAAAAGCATTTCTTACACTGCCTGCGCTGTGCAAGTGTCTCTCACTATTGCTTTTGGAGATGCTGAGAGCCTCTTGCTGGCTGTGATGGCATATGACCGTTATGTGGCCATCTGTAACCCGCTGCTTTATACGGTCACCATGTCCAGGCAGCTTTGCAACCAGCTGGTGGTTGGGGTGTACGCTGTGGGGGTGGTGGATTCAGTGATACACACGTGGCTTACATTTAGGCTCTCATTCTGTAGCTCCAACATCATCAATGATTTCTACTGTGATATCCCCCCACTGTTGGCGCTCTCCTGTTCTGACACCCGCATCAATGAGATTGTGTTGTTTGCTTTCACATGCTGCATGACAGTGAGCATCTTTGTGACTTTTCTCCTCTCCTATGCCTATATCATCATCACCGTCCTGCGGATCCGTTCTGCCGAGGGCCGgcgcaaagccttctccacctgctctttCCACTTGACCACTGTGGTCCTACTTTTTGGCACCCTCCTCTTCATGTATTTACGTCCCCCCTCCAGCTATTCCATGGACACAGACAAAGTAGCCTCAGTGTTTTACACACTGGTGATCCCCATGttgaaccccctcatctacagcctgaggaacacggAGGTGAAGGACGCCCTCAGGAGAGCAATGA GTAAAAATTACTTTACACTGAGTTTATAA